One stretch of Euphorbia lathyris chromosome 7, ddEupLath1.1, whole genome shotgun sequence DNA includes these proteins:
- the LOC136234791 gene encoding pentatricopeptide repeat-containing protein At3g12770-like: MAALPSVTLSATLKLEPQLKKHPPTDKSPSISYQRSAVNTTQLDGSLEPIRAMDFEEALCLIKDQTKFDSSCYVPLLRECIYKNSVSDAQLIHAHMVKTGTHKEFALISYLVNVYAKCGSMGIARKVFDELPRRNVVVWTALMTGYIHNSQPDLAIQVFINMLEAGSFPSTFTLGVVLNACSSLNSIQLAKQLHAFIFKYKNDYDSSIGNALCSLYSKFSSLESALLVFRSIQEKNVISWSAVISACGENSEASMGLRFFVEMLLQDIEPNEFTLTTVLSLCCVMLALGLGRQVHSLSIKLGYQSNQRIMNSVMYLYLKCGCIDEAHKLFNKMESTNLVTWNAMIAGYAQAMDLAKDDFSVHQSGTEALRIFLKLNRTDMKPDLFTLSSMFTVCSRLLALEQGEQFHAHTVKSGFLSDVVVGTALVNMYGKCGNIQGASRAFVEMSKRTLISWTSMITTFAQHGQSQRALELFEDMRLAGFRPNQVTFVGVLAACCNAGMVDEALAYFEIMQKEYRIKPVMDHYGCLISMFVKLGRLDEAFDVIKKMDFEPNELIWSVLIVGCRLHGKQELGFYAAEQLLKMKPNDVETYVKLLNMYISAERWEDVSRVRKLMKEEKIGKLKDWSWINIKDKVHSFKTKRQLHGQNTEMHMLLEELHDKAKHLGYELPKNTEAIVDYEEEDDDEKTFPCVIYHSERLAIAFGLLNAKKDVPIRITKTVSMCRNCHDFVKVLSLLCSREFIIRDSRHLHKFAHGRCSCADFL, encoded by the exons ATGGCTGCTTTGCCTTCGGTTACTCTCTCTGCAACTCTCAAGCTTGAACCTCAACTCAAAAAACATCCCCCTACGGACAAG AGCCCGAGCATTTCATATCAGAGAAGTGCTGTAAATACTACCCAATTGGATGGAAGCTTAGAACCAATTAGGGCTATGGATTtcgaagaagctctttgttTGATTAAAGACCAAACCAAGTTTGACTCTTCTTGTTATGTTCCTCTGTTACGAGAATGCATATACAAGAATTCGGTTTCAGATGCCCAACTTATTCATGCCCACATGGTCAAAACAGGAACCCATAAAGAGTTCGCTTTGATATCATATCTTGTAAATGTTTATGCAAAATGTGGATCCATGGGAATTGCTAGAAAAGTTTTCGACGAATTGCCTAGACGAAATGTTGTTGTTTGGACAGCTCTTATGACAGGTTATATTCATAACTCACAACCAGATTTAGCCATTCAAGTTTTTATAAATATGTTGGAAGCTGGGAGTTTTCCTTCAACTTTCACCCTAGGAGTTGTTTTAAACGCGTGTTCTTCTTTGAACTCTATTCAACTAGCAAAACAATTGCATGCCTTCATTTTCAAGTACAAAAATGACTATGACTCCAGCATTGGAAATGCTCTTTGTAGCTTATACTCCAAATTCAGCAGCTTGGAATCTGCTCTACTAGTCTTCCGAAGCATTCAAGAAAAGAATGTTATTTCATGGTCTGCAGTTATCTCAGCTTGTGGTGAAAATAGCGAAGCATCAATGGGTTTGAGATTCTTTGTTGAGATGCTTCTTCAAGATATTGAGCCTAATGAGTTCACATTGACTACAGTTTTGAGTTTGTGCTGTGTGATGCTGGCTTTAGGTTTGGGGAGACAAGTCCATTCACTCAGCATTAAACTCGGCTATCAATCGAACCAGCGAATTATGAATTCTGTCATGTATTTGTACCTCAAATGTGGATGCATAGACGAGGCACACAAGTTATTTAATAAGATGGAATCTACTAACTTGGTTACATGGAATGCAATGATTGCAGGCTATGCCCAGGCAATGGATCTGGCAAAGGATGACTTTTCGGTACATCAAAGTGGAACGGAAGCACTTAGAATTTTTCTGAAATTGAATAGAACAGACATGAAGCCTGATTTATTCACCTTGTCTAGTATGTTCACTGTATGTAGTAGGCTGTTGGCCTTAGAACAAGGGGAACAATTTCATGCGCATACAGTTAAGTCTGGTTTTTTATCAGATGTGGTTGTGGGAACTGCACTAGTAAATATGTATGGTAAGTGCGGAAACATTCAGGGAGCAAGTAGAGCGTTTGTCGAGATGTCGAAAAGAACTTTGATTTCATGGACTTCGATGATAACAACATTTGCACAGCACGGTCAGTCTCAGAGAGCGCTTGAACTTTTTGAGGATATGAGGCTAGCAGGATTTAGACCGAACCAGGTTACTTTTGTTGGTGTTCTGGCTGCTTGTTGCAATGCtggaatggttgatgaagcACTTGCGTACTTTGAAATTATGCAGAAGGAATACAGAATTAAGCCAGTGATGGACCATTACGGGTGCCTGATTTCTATGTTTGTCAAATTGGGTCGGCTAGATGAAGCTTTCGAcgtcataaaaaaaatggattttgAGCCAAATGAGCTCATATGGTCAGTCTTGATTGTAGGATGTAGACTTCACGGGAAGCAAGAACTAGGATTCTATGCTGCTGAGCAGTTGCTGAAAATGAAGCCAAATGATGTCGAGACTTATGTGAAGCTGTTGAATATGTATATCTCAGCAGAGAGGTGGGAAGATGTTTCGAGAGTGCGAAAATTGATGAAAGAGGAAAAAATCGGAAAGCTGAAAGACTGGAGCTGGATTAACATAAAGGACAAGGTTCATTCGTTTAAAACCAAGAGGCAGTTACATGGCCAAAATACAGAGATGCATATGTTGTTGGAGGAACTGCATGATAAAGCAAAACATCTTGGATACGAACTGCCAAAGAATACAGAGGCAATTGTTGATTATGAGGAAGAGGATGATGATGAGAAAACATTCCCTTGTGTTATTTACCATAGTGAGAGACTGGCAATTGCATTTGGGTTGTTGAATGCAAAGAAGGATGTACCAATTCGGATAACAAAGACTGTTAGTATGTGCAGGAATTGCCATGATTTTGTTAAAGTCTTGTCTTTATTATGCAGTAGAGAATTCATCATAAGAGATAGCAGGCACCTTCATAAATTCGCTCATGGACGCTGTTCATGTGCAGATTTTTTGTGA